A region from the Brassica napus cultivar Da-Ae chromosome C8, Da-Ae, whole genome shotgun sequence genome encodes:
- the LOC106430811 gene encoding probable protein S-acyltransferase 5 — protein MLELQPSDRRPGGPSSSGGGGGDEMIRTYKGWKGNNVFFFGGRLVFGPDARSILITIFLITAPVIIFCVFVGRKFIDDFPHHRGVSVLAVAIGLNLVDLIFLLVTSGRDPGIIPRNLYPPEPEGIEISGEPRLAHTPTQSRLPRTKDMIVNGITVKIKYCDTCMLYRPPRASHCSICNNCVEKFDHHCPWLGQCIGLRNYRFYFMFILCSALLCVYVHVFCWIYVKRIMDGEKISIWKSLIKTPASIALIIYTFICVWFVGGLTGFHLYLMSTNQSTYENFRYRYDRHENPFNKGIIRNFMQVFCTTVASSKNSFRAKVSKEPVIPPRIVNGAMSSPSLQKVSHDIEMGRKPVWHETVDEELGDMDKDMETSVTSRDLSRMLPPEETEGRGIMHSRESSRGRRGGSWELSGRVNEDLRTRDDESSGIDASRDLLSDAATVRSRTGTGIGRL, from the exons ATGTTAGAGTTGCAGCCGTCAGATCGTCGTCCCGGAGGTCCGAGTTCAagcggcggcggcggaggagaTGAGATGATCAGAACGTATAAGGGTTGGAAAGGCAATAAC GTGTTCTTCTTTGGAGGAAGGCTCGTGTTTGGGCCCGATGCTCGATCTATACTCATCACCATCTTCTTAATTACAGCTCCTGTCATTATCTTCTGTGTTTTCGTCGGCAGAAAATTTATTGATGACTTCCCACACCACAGAGGAGTATCCGTATTAGCCGTCGCCATTGGTCTCAACTTAGTA GATCTTATATTTCTTCTTGTAACCTCGGGGAGAGACCCAGGAATCATACCTCGTAACCTATATCCCCCTGAGCCTGAAGGTATTGAAATTAGTGGAGAACCGCGCCTTGCTCATACTCCTACTCAGAGCCGGTTGCCTCGGACAAAAGACATGATTGTGAATGGAATCACTGTGAAGATCAAATACTGTGACACGTGCATGCTTTACAGACCTCCCCGCGCTTCTCACTGCTCCATATGCAACAACTGCGTTGAGAAATTTGATCACCACTGTCCTTGGCTTGGTCAATGCATTGGATTG aGAAACTACAGGTTCTACTTCATGTTTATATTATGCTCGGCTCTTCTCTGCGTTTACGTCCACGTGTTTTGCTGGATATACGTTAAACGCATAATGGATGGTGAGAAGATAAGCATCTGGAAGTCGCTAATCAAGACACCTGCTTCCATCGCGCTTATAATCTACACTTTCATCTGCGTCTGGTTCGTTGGTGGCCTTACTGGTTTCCACTTGTACCTAATGAGCACCAATCAA TCGACTTACGAAAACTTTAGGTATCGTTATGATAGACACGAGAACCCTTTCAACAAGGGGATAATTAGGAACTTCATGCAAGTGTTCTGCACAACCGTTGCTTCATCTAAGAACAGTTTCAGGGCAAAGGTATCCAAGGAGCCAGTGATCCCACCAAGGATTGTGAACGGAGCCATGTCGAGCCCGAGCTTGCAGAAAGTTTCCCACGACATAGAGATGGGGAGAAAACCGGTGTGGCACGAGACAGTAGATGAGGAGCTCGGTGACATGGACAAGGACATGGAAACATCGGTTACATCGCGGGATTTGAGCAGAATGCTTCCACCAGAAGAGACCGAAGGACGTGGGATTATGCATTCCAGAGAGTCTAGCAGGGGAAGGAGAGGAGGTAGCTGGGAGTTATCAGGCCGTGTTAACGAAGATTTAAGAACCAGAGATGATGAGTCTTCAGGCATTGATGCGTCCAGAGATTTACTATCTGATGCAGCAACAGTTAGAAGCAGAACCGGAACTGGTATAGGACGGTTATAG